From Triticum aestivum cultivar Chinese Spring chromosome 4A, IWGSC CS RefSeq v2.1, whole genome shotgun sequence, a single genomic window includes:
- the LOC100682520 gene encoding E3 ubiquitin-protein ligase SDIR1 isoform X2 yields MKKTPFSLSSSSSLLLSPPFPHSPPLPASARANTGSTGLSNQWALLRGLVKVFVAARGRKALLWNPSYTWWKWWWWPVDAMSFVFRGSRADIEAGGFPGFAAERRSMRIHAGGRPVNSNSLAFLVTVLVLFMVLSSHQMSPNFLLWMVLGVFLLATSLRMYATCQQLQAQSQAHAADGNGFLGRTELRVHVPPTIALASRGRLQSLRLQLALLDREFDDLDYDALRALDTDNSPHAPSMTEEEINTLPVFRYKFQAQQRSTPSRKSDGPSEPLVSSPESGKEKKQDADATSKMTDDELTCSVCLEQVVAGDLLRSLPCLHRFHVNCIDPWLRQQGTCPICKHQVSNVWHGAGSEMDAMV; encoded by the exons ATGAAAAAAACGCCCTTTTCGCTCTCGAGCTCTTCTTCTCTACTgctctcccccccttttccccatTCCCCACCGCTACCCGCGTCCGCGCGAGCAAACACCGGCTCAACAGGCCTCTCCAATCAG TGGGCGCTGCTACGTGGGCTCGTCAAAGTTTTTGTTGCCGCGAGGGGCAGGAAGGCGCTGCTTTGGAACCCATCTTACACctggtggaagtggtggtggtggccggtGGACGCCATGAGCTTTGTGTTCCGGGGCAGCAGGGCCGACATCGAGGCCGGTGGCTTCCCAGGGTTTGCCGCGGAGCGCCGTTCCATG CGGATTCATGCCGGGGGGCGGCCGGTGAACAGCAATTCCTTAGCTTTTCTTGTAACTG TTCTTGTTTTGTTCATGGTACTGAGCTCGCACCAGATGTCTCCGAACTTTTTG CTTTGGATGGTCTTAGGTGTGTTCCTATTGGCCACCAGCCTTAGGATGTACGCTACATGCCAGCAGCTCCAAGCGCAGTCTCAAGCTCATGCTGCAGACGGCAACGGCTTCCTTGGACGCACAGAGTTGCGGGTGCATGTCCCGCCAACCATAGCCCTTGCTTCGAGAGGCCGGTTGCAAAGCCTTAGACTCCAACTTGCTCTGCTTGACCGCGAGTTTGATGATTTAG ATTATGATGCTCTCAGAGCGCTAGATACTGACAATAGCCCACATGCTCCTTCTATGACTGAAGAAGAAATAAATACTCTGCCTGTTTTCAGATACAAATTTCAGGCGCAGCAGAGGAGCACCCCTTCTCGAAAAAG TGATGGGCCATCTGAACCATTGGTTTCTTCTCCTGAATCCGGCAAGGAG AAAAAGCAAGATGCAGATGCAACAAGCAAAATGACAGATGATGAGTTGACGTGCAGTGTTTGCTTAGAGCAAGTTGTCGCGGGTGATCTATTGAGAAGCCTGCCATGCTTGCATCGG TTTCATGTGAACTGCATTGATCCATGGTTGCGCCAACAAGGAACATGCCCGATCTGCAAGCACCAGGTGAGCAACGTGTGGCATGGCGCCGGCAGCGAAATGGATGCCATGGTGTAA
- the LOC100682520 gene encoding E3 ubiquitin-protein ligase SDIR1 isoform X1, translated as MKKTPFSLSSSSSLLLSPPFPHSPPLPASARANTGSTGLSNQWALLRGLVKVFVAARGRKALLWNPSYTWWKWWWWPVDAMSFVFRGSRADIEAGGFPGFAAERRSMRIHAGGRPVNSNSLAFLVTVLVLFMVLSSHQMSPNFLLWMVLGVFLLATSLRMYATCQQLQAQSQAHAADGNGFLGRTELRVHVPPTIALASRGRLQSLRLQLALLDREFDDLDYDALRALDTDNSPHAPSMTEEEINTLPVFRYKFQAQQRSTPSRKSSDGPSEPLVSSPESGKEKKQDADATSKMTDDELTCSVCLEQVVAGDLLRSLPCLHRFHVNCIDPWLRQQGTCPICKHQVSNVWHGAGSEMDAMV; from the exons ATGAAAAAAACGCCCTTTTCGCTCTCGAGCTCTTCTTCTCTACTgctctcccccccttttccccatTCCCCACCGCTACCCGCGTCCGCGCGAGCAAACACCGGCTCAACAGGCCTCTCCAATCAG TGGGCGCTGCTACGTGGGCTCGTCAAAGTTTTTGTTGCCGCGAGGGGCAGGAAGGCGCTGCTTTGGAACCCATCTTACACctggtggaagtggtggtggtggccggtGGACGCCATGAGCTTTGTGTTCCGGGGCAGCAGGGCCGACATCGAGGCCGGTGGCTTCCCAGGGTTTGCCGCGGAGCGCCGTTCCATG CGGATTCATGCCGGGGGGCGGCCGGTGAACAGCAATTCCTTAGCTTTTCTTGTAACTG TTCTTGTTTTGTTCATGGTACTGAGCTCGCACCAGATGTCTCCGAACTTTTTG CTTTGGATGGTCTTAGGTGTGTTCCTATTGGCCACCAGCCTTAGGATGTACGCTACATGCCAGCAGCTCCAAGCGCAGTCTCAAGCTCATGCTGCAGACGGCAACGGCTTCCTTGGACGCACAGAGTTGCGGGTGCATGTCCCGCCAACCATAGCCCTTGCTTCGAGAGGCCGGTTGCAAAGCCTTAGACTCCAACTTGCTCTGCTTGACCGCGAGTTTGATGATTTAG ATTATGATGCTCTCAGAGCGCTAGATACTGACAATAGCCCACATGCTCCTTCTATGACTGAAGAAGAAATAAATACTCTGCCTGTTTTCAGATACAAATTTCAGGCGCAGCAGAGGAGCACCCCTTCTCGAAAAAG TAGTGATGGGCCATCTGAACCATTGGTTTCTTCTCCTGAATCCGGCAAGGAG AAAAAGCAAGATGCAGATGCAACAAGCAAAATGACAGATGATGAGTTGACGTGCAGTGTTTGCTTAGAGCAAGTTGTCGCGGGTGATCTATTGAGAAGCCTGCCATGCTTGCATCGG TTTCATGTGAACTGCATTGATCCATGGTTGCGCCAACAAGGAACATGCCCGATCTGCAAGCACCAGGTGAGCAACGTGTGGCATGGCGCCGGCAGCGAAATGGATGCCATGGTGTAA